From the Eremothecium cymbalariae DBVPG#7215 chromosome 6, complete sequence genome, one window contains:
- the PSF2 gene encoding DNA replication protein PSF2 (similar to Ashbya gossypii ADR121W), whose product MSLPKRLENKFSPEEIQFLVENEPIKIMPRITTRKNRRQAANTDVKPVTNWKLITTDDYNVNNMVALKSTEVVLWLALLLKQQGKCSIVAPAWLTLKQLDGFIDFEVRNPLRFASLPWNWLVVAHLLFQRAADDFRDPVHLLRGKIQDLREIRQSKISKGLQHLNESHLQLDNLSLTEINELRPFVTGVMDKMMEIHASANNDNAEPEDYEM is encoded by the coding sequence ATGTCGCTTCCCAAACGCCTGGAGAATAAGTTTTCTCCTGAAGAGATCCAGTTTTTAGTCGAGAATGAGCCAATCAAGATCATGCCTCGTATAACGACAAGGAAAAATCGTCGTCAGGCAGCTAACACAGATGTGAAGCCGGTAACAAACTGGAAACTTATAACGACGGATGACTATAATGTGAATAACATGGTGGCCTTGAAAAGTACCGAGGTGGTTCTATGGCTCGCACTACTATTGAAACAGCAAGGGAAATGCAGTATAGTGGCCCCTGCTTGGCTTACGCTGAAACAACTGGATGGGTTCATTGATTTCGAAGTGCGCAATCCATTAAGATTTGCAAGTCTACCTTGGAATTGGCTTGTCGTGGCCCATCTGCTATTTCAACGGGCAGCGGATGACTTTAGAGACCCTGTCCATCTTCTCCGAGGAAAAATACAGGACCTGCGTGAGATCAGACAAAGTAAGATTTCTAAAGGCTTGCAGCATCTAAATGAGTCCCATCTACAACTGGATAATCTTTCGCTAACAGAGATTAACGAACTGCGACCGTTTGTTACCGGTGTCATGGACAAAATGATGGAGATCCACGCGAGTGCCAACAACGACAACGCTGAGCCTGAAGATTACGAGATGTAG
- the ARG2 gene encoding acetyl-CoA:L-glutamate N-acetyltransferase (similar to Ashbya gossypii ADR120C): MIRRWFATKVGYHDPNFKTNQLILSVLKSTATRREAKDYISKYGKPGVLNHCIIYMRDVSSYSQGLIQDLTATIGRLQMLGVSPVVVLSPSPNVTKECNDLRGFLHNYGLKSVPVSNCMSWKENGDVSVKIPELSAVMPIILPFIYDEKLGKTVMVHNKTSFMSQLVSHIPYHIEKFFIINELGGIPSVERHQKSHVFVNLSQEYELLAEQLQKQISDIDALSSLSHTETVETVINRDKLLARKQQLLKHKEDLEMMNAVLTQLSHPSTGLVTNVSSAAVHSKKNPLLHNVLTDRSLISSSLPSFKRRDILHNHAWYELPDTTTKEEPASSNEPIFSTTVLKQGVDIKVYNHSTLTPQNTIGLAPDEFETPLNEKIPTGDKLDLYKIRRVIEKSFGRSLNLEHYLKRINGHIASIIVIGEYEGIAILTHEGPEGRKFAYLDKFAVLPHLRGSLCISDIIFNLMFKKFPHELLWRSKRDNIVNKWYFQRSVAVMDLSLNLGDGDEKNSMFKLFYYGDRDKETFENLNRLKEYAVCIRDIQPSWNDEVT; encoded by the coding sequence ATGATTCGCAGATGGTTTGCTACTAAGGTTGGATACCATGATCCGAATTTTAAAACGAACCAATTGATACTTTCTGTTCTCAAATCGACTGCAACCAGGAGAGAGGCTAAGGACTATATATCGAAATATGGAAAACCAGGAGTCTTGAATCACTGTATTATTTACATGAGAGATGTTTCTTCTTATTCACAGGGGTTGATTCAAGACCTTACAGCTACAATAGGGAGATTGCAAATGTTAGGGGTAAGTCCTGTGGTGGTGCTTAGTCCCTCGCCGAATGTGACCAAGGAATGCAATGACTTGAGAGGCTTTTTGCATAATTACGGATTAAAATCCGTGCCGGTGTCCAACTGTATGTCTTGGAAGGAGAACGGTGATGTATCTGTTAAAATACCAGAGCTCAGTGCGGTAATGCCAATAATTCTACCTTTTATATATGATGAGAAACTTGGGAAAACGGTTATGGTTCATAACAAAACTAGTTTTATGAGTCAATTGGTATCTCACATCCCTTATCACATTgagaaatttttcataatTAATGAGCTCGGTGGCATACCCTCAGTTGAAAGACATCAGAAAAGTCATGTGTTTGTGAATCTCTCTCAGGAATACGAGTTGTTGGCAGAGCAGTTACAGAAACAGATTTCCGATATAGATGCTTTGAGCTCGTTGTCCCACACAGAGACGGTGGAAACGGTCATCAATAGAGATAAACTTTTAGCGAGAAAACAGCAGTTGCTCAAACATAAAGAGGATCTAGAGATGATGAATGCGGTATTGACGCAACTCTCGCACCCATCTACAGGACTAGTTACCAACGTCTCCTCCGCTGCTGTTCATTCCAAAAAGAATCCATTGTTGCATAATGTGCTCACTGATAGATCATTGATTTCCTCGTCATTGCCTAGTTTTAAGCGACGCGACATATTGCACAATCATGCTTGGTATGAGTTGCCAGATACAACAACGAAGGAGGAGCCTGCATCTTCAAATGAGCCAATATTTTCCACAACGGTTTTAAAGCAGGGTGTTGACATAAAGGTTTATAATCACAGCACCTTAACGCCCCAGAACACTATTGGATTAGCACctgatgaatttgaaactCCCCTCAACGAAAAAATACCCACCGGCGACAAACTAGACTTGTATAAAATCAGAAGAGTAATAGAGAAGAGTTTCGGTCGTTCACTAAACCTCGAGCATTACTTAAAGAGAATAAACGGACACATAGCAAGCATCATTGTAATTGGTGAGTATGAGGGAATCGCAATATTGACACATGAAGGGCCCGAAGGTCGGAAATTTGCGTATCTTGACAAATTTGCAGTGCTTCCACATTTACGAGGATCGCTATGCATTTCTGACATCATATTTAATTTGATGTTTAAGAAGTTTCCCCATGAGCTATTGTGGAGGAGCAAACGtgataatattgttaacAAGTGGTATTTCCAGCGTAGTGTTGCAGTAATGGACCTA
- a CDS encoding uncharacterized protein (similar to Ashbya gossypii ADR121WA): protein MQVWNLSRLFNNISYFNKQSSEQRNDGFHDYSIISDRINTDGYVEIQLATTTDLHPTNADSTRSHFTATLPYTENSDEVDVPISDFIRFRNKLQASSNKSPSSLKTTNMPPSSKLGKICARKSARDQLIARKLVFLSAAPYPNSNLCKLHTQDYSHLDRMLESTDDIQFNDKNNRRSKFIVRRGWNKKNQ, encoded by the coding sequence ATGCAAGTTTGGAACCTCTCTAGGCTATTCAATAACATTTCGTACTTCAACAAGCAATCATCGGAACAACGAAATGACGGCTTCCACGACTACTCCATCATCAGTGATAGAATTAACACGGACGGCTACGTGGAAATCCAACTAGCCACCACCACAGACCTGCACCCCACAAATGCCGATTCAACTAGATCCCACTTCACTGCAACCCTCCCATACACTGAAAACTCTGACGAAGTCGATGTCCCGATCTCCGACTTCATACGCTTCAGAAACAAGTTGCAAGCCTCATCCAACAAATCCCCTTCTAGCCtgaaaacaacaaatatgCCCCCCTCATCCAAACTGGGCAAAATTTGCGCTCGCAAGTCTGCCAGAGATCAGCTGATCGCACGCAAGTTGGTCTTCCTCAGTGCTGCTCCTTACCCAAACTCAAACCTGTGCAAGCTACACACCCAGGATTATTCTCATTTAGACCGTATGTTAGAATCTACTGACGATATCCAGTTCAACGATAAGAATAACCGCAGGTCTAAATTCATAGTCAGAAGAGGCtggaacaaaaaaaatcaatga